In the Piscinibacter sp. XHJ-5 genome, one interval contains:
- a CDS encoding MotA/TolQ/ExbB proton channel family protein, with protein MNTFQTVVKFFQDCGLFIYPSLLIMALGLAIAIERFVFLNRARSENRKVWAQVLPMLQNGRFKEVHGVTAQSDAAIGKIVNYGLTRMQSPGRREDLDAAMEEGMMEIVPRLEKRTHYIATFANVITLVGLLGTIIGLIKGFTAVAQVNPAEKAELLSASISIAMNNTAFALMVAIPFLLIHSFLQAKTSEIVDGLEAAKISFLNLVQRLKAESSANTASAR; from the coding sequence ATGAATACGTTTCAGACGGTGGTGAAGTTCTTCCAGGATTGCGGGCTGTTCATTTACCCGAGCCTGCTCATCATGGCCTTGGGGCTGGCGATCGCGATCGAGCGATTCGTCTTTCTCAACCGCGCGCGCAGCGAGAACCGCAAGGTGTGGGCGCAGGTGCTGCCGATGCTGCAGAACGGCCGCTTCAAGGAAGTGCACGGCGTGACCGCGCAGTCCGATGCGGCCATCGGCAAGATCGTCAACTACGGCCTCACGCGCATGCAGAGCCCGGGCCGGCGCGAGGACCTCGACGCGGCGATGGAGGAGGGCATGATGGAAATCGTGCCGCGCCTCGAGAAGCGCACGCACTACATCGCGACCTTCGCCAACGTGATCACCCTGGTGGGCCTGCTGGGCACCATCATCGGCCTGATCAAGGGCTTCACCGCGGTGGCGCAGGTCAACCCGGCGGAGAAGGCCGAGCTGCTGTCGGCATCGATCTCGATCGCGATGAACAACACCGCGTTCGCGCTGATGGTCGCCATCCCCTTCCTGCTGATCCATTCGTTCCTGCAGGCCAAGACGAGCGAGATCGTCGACGGGCTGGAGGCCGCCAAGATCAGCTTCCTGAACCTGGTCCAGCGCCTGAAGGCCGAATCGTCGGCGAACACCGCTTCGGCGAGGTAA
- a CDS encoding biopolymer transporter ExbD, with amino-acid sequence MKLTPLQKRAERKSRNQTMVDMNLVSLIDVFTILIFFLLSSASGVELLASPKAVKLPDSISEKAPKETIVVVISDADILVDGRKVASVPEVMAMQGDLIAPLKAELDLLAGRQVVRADNQAQSKAITIMGDKNIPYQLLRKVMVTSARANFSDVSFAVRRKDV; translated from the coding sequence ATGAAGCTCACTCCGCTGCAAAAACGCGCCGAACGCAAGTCGCGCAACCAGACGATGGTCGACATGAACCTCGTCTCGCTGATCGACGTGTTCACGATCCTGATCTTCTTCCTGCTGTCCAGCGCTTCCGGCGTGGAGCTGCTGGCGAGCCCGAAGGCGGTGAAGCTGCCCGACTCCATCTCGGAGAAGGCGCCCAAGGAGACCATCGTGGTCGTCATCAGCGACGCCGACATCCTGGTCGACGGCCGCAAGGTCGCGTCGGTGCCCGAGGTGATGGCGATGCAGGGCGACCTGATCGCGCCGCTGAAGGCGGAGCTCGACCTGCTCGCAGGGCGTCAGGTGGTGCGCGCCGACAACCAGGCGCAGAGCAAGGCGATCACCATCATGGGCGACAAGAACATTCCGTACCAGCTGCTGCGCAAGGTCATGGTCACCAGCGCACGCGCGAACTTCAGCGACGTGTCGTTCGCGGTTCGCAGGAAGGACGTATGA
- a CDS encoding tetratricopeptide repeat protein, with product MRSVDIASRVGLALLAAGLAGCATVSEPLKSLQQAVVAPLASAIAPATAASTAASVASPPPMKAEPSTPVSPAVQRAYDEARRSLRAGRVDEAEKAFRALAQANPELGGPHANLGIIYRQSGKLPEAVAELERAVQANPREPAYFNQLGVTHRQNGQFTKAREAYEQAIALDANHAAAHLNLGILHDLYLGDARRALELYDRYLALSPGGDAVVTKWVAEIKNRKPQQAMLVRKEKE from the coding sequence ATGAGATCCGTTGACATCGCGTCTCGCGTGGGTCTCGCACTGCTCGCCGCGGGCCTCGCGGGCTGCGCCACGGTCAGCGAGCCGCTGAAGTCGTTGCAGCAGGCCGTGGTCGCGCCGCTCGCCAGCGCCATCGCACCCGCAACGGCGGCTTCGACGGCGGCGTCCGTCGCATCGCCGCCACCCATGAAGGCGGAGCCCTCGACGCCCGTCTCGCCCGCCGTGCAACGCGCCTACGACGAAGCCCGTCGCAGCTTGCGCGCCGGCCGCGTGGACGAGGCCGAGAAGGCCTTCCGCGCACTTGCTCAAGCGAATCCCGAGCTCGGCGGCCCGCACGCCAACCTCGGCATCATCTATCGCCAGTCCGGCAAGCTGCCGGAGGCAGTGGCCGAACTCGAGCGCGCGGTGCAGGCCAACCCGCGCGAGCCGGCGTACTTCAACCAGCTCGGCGTGACCCACCGCCAGAACGGCCAGTTCACGAAGGCGCGCGAGGCATACGAGCAAGCCATCGCGCTCGACGCCAACCACGCCGCCGCGCACCTCAACCTCGGCATCCTGCACGACCTGTACCTCGGCGATGCGCGGCGCGCGCTGGAGCTGTACGACCGCTACCTCGCGCTGTCGCCCGGCGGCGATGCGGTGGTCACCAAGTGGGTCGCCGAGATCAAGAACCGCAAGCCGCAGCAGGCCATGCTGGTGCGCAAGGAGAAGGAATGA
- a CDS encoding tetratricopeptide repeat protein: MRSCSPSRRTASRWRSLAAAAAIAVAGSGASVAADKAAHPIKDPHYGDTLFHFFQDHYFTSITTLMVSQHFDRVAQHADEAEILRGGMLLSYGLHREAGQIFAQLIEKGASPSVRDRAWFYLAKIRYQRGYLAEADDAIARVENHLPPALEEERGLLKAQLLMARQDYAGAAALLQSMTRSPGAGRYARYNLGVALIRSGDTAGGTALLDELGRTPAENEEQRSLRDKANVAIGFAALQEERADDARKYLERVRLTSMQSNKALLGFGWAAAALKRPRDALVPWTELATRDASDAAVLEARIAVPYAYAELGAVGQALTRYTEAITAFERESTSLDESIAAIRAGKLVDGLIERNPGDEMGWFWNIRELPEMPHAGHLAQVLAQHEFQEAFKNFRDLRFLSRNLQGWAENLVVFDDMLANRRQAYAERLPKILAAQKESRSGLASLQQRRDALARELAGAQAQNDAAAFADAKQHDLLRRLDAVEAALKGAGDGPELAAARERARLAAGALTWQLAQDYPARLWEAQKGLAHTDAQLEQARRHEAALAQAQRDEPARFEAFAQRIAALHPRIQALIPRVAALSREQQGQVQDLAVAELTRQKERLAVYATQARFAVAQLVDRATLSRKADDSPPQ, encoded by the coding sequence ATGCGTTCCTGCAGTCCATCTCGCCGAACCGCTAGCCGCTGGCGCAGCCTTGCGGCGGCCGCCGCCATCGCGGTCGCCGGCTCGGGCGCGTCGGTCGCCGCGGACAAGGCCGCGCATCCGATCAAGGATCCGCACTACGGCGACACGCTGTTCCACTTCTTCCAGGATCACTACTTCACCTCGATCACCACGCTGATGGTGTCGCAGCACTTCGACCGCGTGGCGCAGCACGCCGACGAAGCCGAGATCCTGCGCGGCGGCATGCTGCTGTCGTACGGGCTGCACCGCGAGGCGGGCCAGATCTTCGCGCAGCTCATCGAGAAGGGCGCGTCGCCCTCGGTGCGCGACCGCGCCTGGTTCTACCTCGCGAAGATCCGCTACCAGCGCGGCTATCTGGCCGAAGCCGACGATGCGATCGCGCGGGTCGAGAACCACCTGCCGCCGGCACTGGAGGAAGAGCGCGGCCTGCTGAAGGCGCAGCTGCTGATGGCGCGCCAGGATTACGCCGGCGCCGCTGCGCTCCTGCAGAGCATGACCCGCAGCCCGGGTGCCGGCCGCTACGCGCGCTACAACCTGGGCGTCGCGCTGATCCGCAGTGGCGACACGGCCGGCGGCACCGCGCTGCTCGACGAGCTGGGCCGCACGCCGGCCGAGAACGAAGAGCAGCGCAGCCTGCGCGACAAGGCGAATGTCGCGATCGGCTTCGCCGCGCTGCAGGAGGAGCGCGCCGACGATGCGCGCAAATACCTGGAGCGGGTGCGCCTGACGAGCATGCAGTCGAACAAGGCCCTGCTCGGCTTCGGCTGGGCCGCGGCGGCGCTCAAGCGCCCGAGGGACGCGCTCGTGCCGTGGACCGAGCTGGCCACCCGCGATGCCAGCGATGCCGCGGTGCTCGAAGCGCGCATCGCGGTGCCGTATGCCTACGCCGAGCTCGGCGCCGTGGGTCAGGCGCTCACGCGCTACACCGAGGCCATCACCGCCTTCGAGCGCGAGAGCACCAGTCTCGACGAATCCATCGCCGCCATTCGCGCCGGCAAGCTGGTCGATGGCCTGATCGAGCGCAATCCGGGCGACGAGATGGGCTGGTTCTGGAACATCCGCGAGCTGCCCGAGATGCCGCATGCGGGCCATCTGGCGCAGGTGCTCGCGCAGCACGAGTTCCAGGAGGCGTTCAAGAACTTCCGCGACCTGCGCTTCCTGTCCAGGAATCTGCAAGGTTGGGCCGAGAACCTGGTGGTCTTCGACGACATGCTGGCCAACCGGCGGCAGGCGTATGCCGAGCGTTTGCCGAAGATCCTGGCCGCGCAGAAGGAAAGCCGCAGCGGCCTGGCCAGCCTCCAGCAGCGCCGCGACGCGCTGGCCAGGGAGCTGGCCGGCGCGCAGGCACAGAACGATGCGGCCGCCTTCGCCGATGCGAAGCAGCACGACCTGCTGCGGCGCCTGGACGCCGTCGAGGCCGCGCTGAAGGGAGCCGGCGACGGTCCGGAGCTTGCCGCTGCACGCGAGCGCGCACGCCTTGCCGCGGGCGCGTTGACCTGGCAGCTCGCGCAGGACTACCCCGCGCGCCTCTGGGAAGCGCAGAAGGGGCTGGCCCACACCGACGCGCAGCTGGAGCAGGCGCGCCGGCATGAGGCCGCACTGGCCCAGGCGCAGCGCGACGAGCCGGCGCGCTTCGAAGCCTTCGCGCAGCGCATCGCCGCGCTGCATCCACGCATCCAGGCGCTCATCCCGCGCGTCGCCGCGCTGAGCCGCGAACAGCAGGGGCAGGTGCAGGACCTGGCGGTCGCCGAGCTCACGCGGCAGAAGGAGCGCCTGGCGGTCTACGCCACGCAGGCGCGCTTCGCCGTCGCACAACTGGTCGACCGCGCCACCTTGTCGAGGAAAGCAGATGACTCGCCGCCGCAATAG
- a CDS encoding AraC family transcriptional regulator, whose translation MFKRCCRLLAAWLLIGMAAVSAARAADAPAAAAPSASASAPATGLDSRIQDVKGDVIRLNRDLLVLEEELLFPANTQVALFVSMDVGKLFELDSVQVKLDDKLVSNYLYTPLEVQALHRGGVQRVYLGNLKAGQHEIVAFFTGKGPHDRDYKRGTTIRFDKGTDPKYIELRIKDSTGKLQPEFDVKVWQ comes from the coding sequence ATGTTCAAACGTTGCTGCCGCCTGCTGGCGGCCTGGCTCCTGATCGGCATGGCCGCCGTGTCCGCTGCGCGTGCGGCCGATGCCCCCGCGGCCGCTGCGCCTTCGGCTTCCGCCAGCGCGCCGGCCACCGGCCTGGACAGCCGCATCCAGGACGTCAAGGGCGACGTCATCCGGCTCAATCGCGACCTGCTGGTGCTGGAGGAGGAGCTGCTCTTCCCGGCGAACACGCAGGTGGCGCTGTTCGTCTCGATGGACGTGGGCAAGCTGTTCGAGCTCGACTCGGTGCAGGTCAAGCTCGACGACAAGCTGGTGAGCAACTACCTGTACACGCCGCTGGAGGTCCAGGCGCTGCACCGCGGCGGCGTGCAGCGCGTGTACCTGGGCAACCTGAAGGCGGGACAGCACGAGATCGTCGCCTTCTTCACCGGCAAGGGCCCGCACGATCGCGACTACAAGCGAGGAACGACGATCAGGTTCGACAAGGGCACCGACCCCAAGTACATCGAGCTGCGCATCAAGGACTCCACCGGCAAGCTGCAGCCCGAGTTCGACGTCAAGGTCTGGCAGTGA
- a CDS encoding AgmX/PglI C-terminal domain-containing protein has translation MTAAAMVSFRTPILPWAPSPQDDARFRRVLNRVLVAVVLLCLAMLFVPPPKIDRTQPQELPPRLAKLLLEKEAPPPPPKPKVEAAKERELQAAATKKAEAPKPEPSKEAPVPEARRPVANKPPGEIEGARRKAAGVGLLAMKDQLAELRGAPVAVQLRQDIKQGPGVGTGVGVGVGAGTEHGVPVRSMITSNAAGGSGGINTAAYSRNTGGGGLAGRATTLVEGVAGGGGGGGAGGGGGGGKGAGTGGPGGGGSLHKGNSGKASRSIEEIKLVFERNKGAIYAIYNRALREDPSLQGKVVVELKISPAGQVVDCRVVSSELKASELEGKLLARIRQFDFGAKDVDQMVVTWPVDFLPS, from the coding sequence ATGACGGCCGCCGCGATGGTGTCGTTCAGGACACCGATATTGCCTTGGGCCCCGTCGCCTCAGGATGACGCGCGCTTCCGTCGCGTCCTGAACCGCGTCCTCGTCGCCGTCGTGCTGCTGTGCCTCGCGATGCTGTTCGTGCCGCCCCCGAAGATCGACCGCACGCAGCCGCAGGAGCTGCCGCCGCGGCTGGCCAAGCTGCTGCTCGAGAAGGAGGCGCCGCCTCCGCCACCCAAGCCCAAGGTCGAGGCGGCCAAGGAGCGCGAGCTGCAGGCCGCTGCCACGAAGAAGGCCGAGGCGCCGAAGCCCGAGCCGTCGAAGGAAGCGCCGGTGCCCGAGGCGCGCCGGCCCGTGGCGAACAAGCCGCCGGGTGAGATCGAAGGTGCAAGGCGCAAGGCCGCCGGCGTCGGTCTGCTCGCGATGAAGGACCAGCTGGCCGAATTGCGCGGCGCGCCGGTGGCGGTGCAGCTCAGGCAGGACATCAAGCAGGGACCGGGGGTCGGAACCGGCGTGGGTGTCGGCGTGGGCGCGGGCACGGAGCATGGCGTGCCGGTCCGCTCGATGATCACCTCGAACGCGGCCGGTGGCAGCGGTGGCATCAACACCGCCGCCTACAGCCGCAACACCGGCGGCGGCGGTCTGGCCGGCCGTGCCACGACGCTGGTCGAAGGCGTCGCGGGCGGCGGCGGTGGCGGAGGTGCGGGCGGCGGCGGTGGTGGCGGCAAGGGCGCCGGCACCGGCGGACCGGGCGGCGGCGGCTCGCTGCACAAGGGCAACAGCGGCAAGGCCTCGCGCTCCATCGAGGAGATCAAGCTGGTCTTCGAGCGCAACAAGGGTGCGATCTACGCCATCTACAACCGCGCGCTGCGCGAAGACCCGTCGCTGCAGGGCAAGGTCGTGGTGGAGCTGAAGATCTCGCCGGCCGGCCAGGTCGTCGATTGCCGCGTCGTGTCGAGCGAGCTGAAGGCTTCGGAGCTCGAAGGCAAGCTGCTCGCGCGCATCCGGCAGTTCGACTTCGGCGCGAAGGACGTGGACCAGATGGTGGTCACCTGGCCGGTGGATTTCCTGCCGTCATGA
- a CDS encoding tetratricopeptide repeat protein, with protein sequence MTRRRNSLALLLACGLAACAGKRTAGTPDDEPTLAVLAKREVAIEKDRGITATEEQAIAAYRKFLEVAPRAPQRSEAMRRLGDLEMDSADNKSATGQGTSGPDYRAAVARYEDYLKTYPKDPGNDRVLYQLARAHEQGGDLETALRTLDRLVRDYPNTAHLDEAHFRRGELLFTAREYVKAEQAYATVLKVDEGSPYKERSLYMHGWSLFKQGRLEDALHSFFGVLDLKVAGREGDADLDSVAGLSRADRELVEDTFRVTSLSIANLQGAETIPAYIDSDARRSYEFRVYQQLGELYIKQERVKDAADTFGAFARRNPLHEQAPQLQARVIEIYQQTGFGTLALEAKKEYVVRYGMESEFRRANPPGWEKAQPLVKTHLAELARHHHAAAQKSRSSADYQEAVRWYRAYLTSFPTDPEAAQNNFLLAELLYEDSRFAQAAVEYEKTAYQYPGHAKSADAGYAALLSYAGQEKRAPAAEVPALQRASVESALRFAQAFANDSRAGPVLTNSAEKLYTLRDSERAAAVAQQVLDLNPPAAAAQRRVAWTVVAHTAFEGNAFARAERAYAEVLALTPEKEAGRNELVERLAASVYKQGEQAREAGNARDAVAHFNRVAAVAPQSAVRATAQYDAAAALIGLKDWDGAARTLEDFRQRYPQHPLQGEVGGKLAAAYLEKGQWAQAAGEFERLSAASNDPKVARSALWQAAELYDKGGSRALAGKAYERYLRQYPDPLEPALEARMRLAGIARADGNATRELALMKEIVQVEQRGGAARTPRTRYLGGTASLALAQPVFQDYRKIALVEPLARNLKLKKTKMEEVLKAYAVAADYGVADVTTAATYQTAALYQDFGKAMLGSQRPKKLSKAELEQYNVMLEEQAFPFEEKATELHEVNARRAAEGVYDQWVKQSFTALRELRPVRYGKNERSEGVIDEIR encoded by the coding sequence ATGACTCGCCGCCGCAATAGCCTGGCGCTGCTCCTGGCCTGCGGCCTGGCCGCCTGCGCCGGCAAGCGCACCGCCGGCACGCCCGACGACGAGCCCACGCTCGCCGTGCTGGCCAAGCGCGAGGTGGCGATCGAGAAGGACCGCGGCATCACCGCGACCGAGGAGCAGGCCATCGCCGCCTACCGCAAGTTCCTCGAGGTGGCGCCGCGTGCGCCGCAGCGCTCGGAGGCGATGCGCCGCCTCGGCGACCTGGAGATGGACAGCGCCGACAACAAGAGCGCCACCGGCCAGGGCACGAGCGGTCCGGACTACCGCGCGGCGGTGGCCCGCTACGAGGATTACCTGAAGACCTATCCCAAGGACCCGGGCAACGACCGCGTGCTGTACCAGCTTGCGCGGGCGCACGAGCAGGGCGGTGACCTCGAGACCGCGCTCAGGACGCTCGACCGGCTGGTGCGCGACTATCCGAACACCGCCCACCTCGACGAGGCGCACTTCCGCCGCGGCGAGCTGCTGTTCACCGCGCGCGAGTACGTCAAGGCCGAGCAGGCCTACGCCACGGTGCTGAAGGTCGACGAGGGCAGCCCCTACAAGGAGCGCTCGCTGTACATGCACGGCTGGTCCCTCTTCAAGCAAGGCCGGCTGGAGGATGCGCTGCACTCGTTCTTCGGGGTGCTCGACCTCAAGGTCGCGGGGCGCGAAGGCGATGCCGACCTGGACAGCGTGGCCGGCCTGAGCCGCGCCGACCGGGAGCTGGTGGAAGACACGTTCCGCGTCACGAGCCTGTCCATTGCCAATCTGCAGGGGGCCGAGACCATCCCTGCGTACATCGACTCCGACGCGCGGCGCTCCTACGAATTCCGCGTCTACCAGCAGCTCGGCGAGCTCTACATCAAGCAGGAGCGCGTCAAGGACGCCGCCGACACCTTCGGCGCCTTCGCCCGCCGCAATCCGCTGCACGAGCAGGCGCCGCAGCTGCAGGCGCGCGTCATCGAGATCTACCAGCAGACCGGCTTCGGCACGCTGGCGCTTGAAGCCAAGAAGGAATACGTCGTCCGCTACGGCATGGAGAGCGAGTTCCGCCGCGCCAATCCGCCCGGCTGGGAGAAGGCACAGCCGCTGGTGAAGACCCATCTGGCCGAGCTGGCGCGCCACCATCACGCCGCTGCGCAGAAGAGCAGGAGCAGCGCCGACTACCAGGAGGCGGTGCGCTGGTACCGCGCCTACCTCACGTCGTTCCCGACCGATCCCGAGGCAGCGCAGAACAACTTCCTGCTGGCCGAGCTGCTGTACGAGGACTCGCGCTTCGCGCAGGCGGCAGTCGAGTACGAGAAGACGGCCTACCAGTATCCCGGCCACGCGAAGAGCGCCGACGCGGGCTATGCAGCCCTGCTGAGCTATGCGGGCCAGGAGAAGCGCGCGCCCGCGGCCGAGGTGCCTGCCTTGCAGCGTGCCAGCGTCGAGAGCGCGCTGCGCTTCGCGCAGGCCTTTGCGAACGACAGCCGCGCGGGTCCGGTGCTGACCAACTCGGCGGAGAAGCTGTACACGCTGCGCGACAGCGAACGGGCGGCGGCCGTCGCGCAGCAGGTGCTCGACCTGAATCCGCCGGCCGCGGCGGCGCAGCGCCGCGTTGCGTGGACCGTCGTCGCGCACACCGCCTTCGAGGGCAACGCCTTCGCCCGCGCCGAGCGCGCCTACGCCGAGGTGCTGGCGCTGACGCCCGAGAAGGAAGCCGGCCGCAACGAGCTGGTGGAGCGGCTCGCCGCCTCGGTCTACAAGCAGGGCGAGCAGGCTCGCGAAGCCGGCAACGCGCGCGACGCCGTGGCGCACTTCAACCGCGTCGCTGCCGTCGCGCCGCAGTCCGCCGTGCGTGCGACGGCGCAGTACGACGCCGCGGCGGCGTTGATCGGCCTGAAGGACTGGGACGGCGCGGCGCGCACGCTGGAAGACTTCCGCCAGCGTTATCCCCAGCACCCGCTGCAGGGCGAAGTGGGCGGCAAGCTGGCCGCGGCCTACCTGGAGAAGGGCCAGTGGGCGCAGGCGGCGGGGGAGTTCGAGCGCCTGTCGGCCGCCAGCAATGATCCGAAGGTCGCGCGCTCCGCGCTGTGGCAGGCCGCCGAGCTGTACGACAAGGGCGGCTCGCGCGCCCTTGCGGGCAAGGCCTATGAACGCTACCTGAGGCAGTACCCCGATCCGCTGGAGCCGGCGCTCGAAGCGCGCATGCGCCTCGCCGGCATCGCCAGGGCCGACGGCAATGCGACGCGCGAACTGGCGCTGATGAAGGAGATCGTGCAGGTCGAGCAGCGCGGCGGCGCGGCGCGCACGCCGCGCACCCGCTACCTCGGCGGCACCGCGTCGCTGGCGCTGGCCCAGCCCGTGTTCCAGGACTACCGCAAGATCGCGCTGGTCGAGCCGCTGGCCAGGAACCTCAAGTTGAAGAAGACGAAGATGGAAGAGGTGCTGAAGGCCTATGCCGTCGCGGCCGACTACGGCGTGGCCGACGTGACGACCGCCGCCACCTACCAAACCGCCGCGCTGTACCAGGATTTCGGCAAGGCGATGCTCGGGTCGCAGCGGCCGAAGAAGCTGTCGAAGGCCGAGCTGGAGCAGTACAACGTGATGCTCGAGGAGCAGGCCTTCCCGTTCGAGGAAAAGGCGACCGAGCTCCATGAGGTCAACGCGCGCCGGGCGGCTGAAGGCGTCTATGACCAGTGGGTCAAGCAGAGCTTCACGGCGCTGCGCGAGCTGCGGCCGGTGCGCTACGGCAAGAACGAGCGCAGCGAGGGAGTGATCGATGAGATCCGTTGA
- a CDS encoding biopolymer transporter ExbD codes for MRVRRLRKEPAHLEITAFINLIVVLVPFLLSTAVFTRLSVLDLTLPAQTSGVEQLKTDNLQLEVVIRPDALEVGDRIGGLIQRIPNAGAEHDTKALQSLMVMLKGRFPDKVDATLLAESNTSYDTLVRVMDAVRETYRVEGPRTVRSELFPNISIGDAPVVKK; via the coding sequence ATGCGAGTCCGACGCCTGCGCAAAGAGCCGGCGCACCTCGAGATCACCGCGTTCATCAACCTGATCGTGGTGCTCGTGCCCTTCCTGCTGTCGACGGCGGTGTTCACGCGCCTGTCGGTGCTCGACCTCACGCTGCCGGCGCAGACCTCCGGCGTGGAGCAGCTGAAGACCGACAACCTGCAGCTCGAGGTCGTGATCCGCCCCGACGCGCTGGAGGTCGGCGACCGCATCGGCGGCCTGATCCAGCGCATCCCGAACGCCGGCGCCGAGCACGACACGAAGGCGCTGCAGTCGCTGATGGTGATGCTCAAGGGCCGCTTTCCCGACAAGGTCGATGCGACGCTGCTGGCCGAGTCGAACACGTCCTACGACACGCTGGTGCGCGTGATGGACGCCGTGCGCGAGACCTACCGCGTCGAGGGGCCGAGGACCGTGCGCTCGGAGCTTTTTCCCAACATCTCGATCGGCGACGCGCCGGTCGTGAAGAAGTAG